One region of Culex pipiens pallens isolate TS chromosome 2, TS_CPP_V2, whole genome shotgun sequence genomic DNA includes:
- the LOC120416726 gene encoding inositol polyphosphate multikinase — protein sequence MSHHHLKLPPYQKRRGHASSLSGKKQPVLGLGMSGDQPYPVFPEGVQPLENQVAGHTFEQGTDILGLLKNLDDGSILKPAGKVLCGVREIKFYETIQAATTEKDLVPLKEFIPGYKGHLKLPIDGKPVEFIKLADLTHGMLEPCIMDVKIGCRTWDPLATPEKRKAEESKYQACKRNLGMCIPGFQVYSIVNGRRMRYGKEYGKKLTEVTVKDAFRKFLNADSGLCRQLLMQFLSDLWNIQKWARTQTTYRLYSSSVLLVYDARRLKPVLQYQTKSLNSSSAKLNNSSGNLSGTSPAHSSGSSSRPSSPTQVVPAGTDSGVEPLQHYYKIQRSHSTMNNYEEDMKAMRENYVFMRDNLVGSYESKVWASARMIDFAHAFPAEEPGTIDTNYLQGIESLVRIFEEFLKECEAENAPKQGVA from the exons ATGAGCCATCATCATCTTAAGCTTCCGCCCTACCAGAAGAGACGAGGCCATGCGAGCAGTTTGAGCGGCAAGAAGCAACCGGTGCTGGGACTTGGGATGTCTGGCGATCAGCCGTACCCGGTGTTCCCGGAGGGGGTTCAACCGCTGGAGAACCAGGTGGCGGGTCATACGTTTGAGCAGGGAACCGACATTCTTG GCCTGCTCAAGAACCTGGACGATGGCAGTATACTTAAACCGGCGGGCAAGGTGCTGTGTGGCGTGCGGGAGATCAAGTTCTACGAAACGATCCAGGCGGCCACGACGGAGAAAGATTTGGTTCCGCTGAAGGAGTTCATTCCCGGGTACAAGGGTCACCTCAAGCTGCCCATTGACGGCAAGCCGGTGGAGTTTATCAAGCTGGCGGATTTGACCCACGGCATGCTGGAACCGTGCATCATGGACGTGAAGATCGGCTGCCGCACCTGGGACCCGTTGGCCACGCCGGAGAAGCGAAAGGCCGAAGAGTCCAAGTATCAGGCGTGCAAGCGCAATCTGGGCATGTGCATTCCGGGCTTCCAGGTGTACTCGATCGTCAACGGGCGGCGGATGCGGTACGGCAAAGAATACGGAAAGAAGCTGACCGAGGTCACCGTGAAGGATG CATTCCGCAAGTTTCTGAACGCCGACAGCGGCCTTTGCCGGCAGCTGCTGATGCAGTTCCTGTCCGACTTGTGGAACATCCAGAAGTGGGCGCGAACGCAAACGACGTACCGGCTGTACTCGAGCTCGGTTCTGCTCGTGTACGACGCCCGCCGGCTCAAGCCAGTATTGCAGTATCAAACCAAAAGTCTGAACAGTTCCAGCGCGAAACTGAACAACAGTAGTGGCAACCTTAGCGGCACTTCGCCGGCGCACAGCAGCGGCTCCAGCAGTCGTCCAAGCTCTCCGACGCAGGTCGTGCCGGCCGGCACCGACTCCGGGGTCGAACCACTGCAGCACTACTACAAaatccaaagaagccattcgaCGATGAACAACTACGAAGAG GACATGAAGGCCATGCGCGAAAATTACGTCTTCATGCGGGACAATCTAGTCGGGTCGTACGAGAGCAAAGTGTGGGCCAGCGCTCGTATGATCGATTTCGCTCATGCCTTCCCGGCGGAGGAGCCCGGCACGATCGACACCAACTACTTGCAGGGAATTGAGAGCTTGGTGCGCATATTCGAGGAATTCCTCAAGGAGTGCGAGGCGGAAAACGCACCGAAACAGGGTGTAGCTTAA
- the LOC120416728 gene encoding hydroxyacyl-coenzyme A dehydrogenase, mitochondrial-like: MSSIKNVVVVGAGTMGSGIALVSAATGHSTSVVDLNAQVLEKARGEIEKNAARLGRKFFKDDPQAAGALVAETLGRVKYCAELEAAVREADLVIEAIVENVKIKQELFKKIDEIAPQHTIFVSNTSSLSIVELGSVTKREDRFAGFHFFNPVPLMKLVEVIKTDKTSEETNASLLAFGGALGKTCISCKDTPGFIVNRLLLTIISEALGMLERGDASLKDIDTALKLGLGHPMGPFELMDMIGLDVTLNIMQERQARNPNDLSLRPSPTLVKLVSENKLGVKNGEGFFNYK; the protein is encoded by the exons ATGTCCAGCATAAAGAACGTGGTCGTCGTAGGCGCCGGAACCATGGGATCGGGCATCGCATTG GTTTCAGCCGCCACCGGTCACTCCACCAGTGTGGTCGATTTGAACGCGCAGGTGCTGGAAAAGGCGCGTGGGGAAATCGAAAAGAATGCCGCCCGCTTGGGGCGCAAATTCTTCAAGGATGATCCGCAGGCGGCCGGTGCACTCGTTGCGGAAACTCTCGGTAGGGTGAAGTATTGCGCCGAGTTGGAGGCGGCGGTTCGGGAGGCCGATCTGGTGATTGAAGCGATCGTGGAGAACGTGAAGATCAAGCAGGAACTTTTCAAGAAGATTGATGAG ATCGCTCCTCAGCATACAATTTTCGTGAGCAACACTTCGTCGCTGTCAATCGTGGAGTTGGGTAGCGTGACCAAGCGCGAGGATCGCTTCGCCGGGTTTCATTTCTTCAATCCGGTGCCGCTGATGAAGTTGGTTGAGGTGATTAAGACGGATAAGACTTCGGAGGAGACGAACGCGAGTTTGTTGGCTTTCGGAGGTGCCCTTGGGAAGACTTGTATTAGCTGCAAGGACACTCCGGGTTTCATCGTAAACCGGTTGCTGTTGACGATCATTTCGGAAGCACTTGGAATGCTGGAACGTGGTGACGCTAGTTTGAAGGACATCGATACAGCGTTAAAGTTGGGACTGGGTCATCCCATGGGGCCGTTTGAGCTGATGGACATGATTGGGCTGGATGTTACGTTGAATATTATGCAGGAACGACAGGCGCGAAATCCTAATGACTTATCGCTAAGGCCAAGCCCCACCTTGGTGAAGTTAGTTTCGGAAAATAAACTTGGCGTTAAAAATGGTGAAGGATTCTTCAACTACAAGTAG
- the LOC128093035 gene encoding mitochondrial 2-oxoglutarate/malate carrier protein-like — protein sequence MSEKKKPVYIQYMFGGLSGIGATCVVQPLDLVKTRMQISGMGGAAKEYNNTFDAIGKIIKREGALSLYKGLSAAIMRQATYTTTRLGVYTSLNDSYKSKMNKAPNLLESMGMGMTAGAVGSFVGNPCELILIRMTADGRLPVAERRNYTNFFNAFFRIAREEGVVALWRGCIPTMGRAMVVNAAQLASYSQAKSYLVNSGYFKEGIGLHFTASMFSGLITTAASLPVDIAKTRIQNMKVAPGEVPPYKNTFDVILKVVRHEGVFALWKGFTAYYARLGPHTVLTFILLEQLNGAYNKHFMGGAGPKSGL from the exons ATGAGCGAGAAAAAGAAGCCCGTCTACATCCAGTACATGTTTGGAGGTCTTTCCGG AATCGGAGCAACATGCGTGGTGCAGCCGCTGGATCTGGTCAAGACGCGCATGCAAATTTCCGGCATGGGAGGCGCGGCCAAGGAGTACAACAACACATTCGACGCAATCGGCAAAATTATCAAGCGCGAGGGAGCGCTGAGCCTGTACAAGGGGCTGTCGGCGGCGATCATGCGTCAGGCGACGTACACGACGACGCGGTTGGGTGTTTACACCTCGCTCAACGATAGCTACAAGAG CAAAATGAACAAAGCCCCGAACCTGCTCGAGTCGATGGGCATGGGCATGACGGCCGGCGCGGTCGGCTCGTTCGTGGGCAATCCGTGCGAGCTGATTCTCATCCGAATGACGGCCGAcggccggttaccggtggccgaGCGCCGCAACTACACCAACTTCTTCAACGCGTTCTTCCGCATCGCCCGGGAGGAGG GTGTGGTTGCGCTTTGGCGCGGTTGTATTCCGACCATGGGCCGTGCGATGGTGGTCAACGCCGCCCAGCTGGCGTCCTACTCGCAAGCCAAGAGCTACCTCGTCAACAGTGGCTACTTCAAGGAGGGCATTGGTCTGCACTTTACCGCCAGTATGTTCTCGGGACTCATCACGACGGCGGCCTCGCTGCCGGTGGACATTGCCAAGACGAG AATTCAGAACATGAAAGTTGCCCCGGGCGAGGTGCCACCGTACAAGAACACCTTCGACGTGATACTCAAGGTCGTGCGACACGAGGGCGTTTTCGCGCTGTGGAAGGGCTTTACGGCGTACTACGCCCGCCTTGGTCCGCATACCGTGCTTACGTTCATCCTGCTCGAGCAGCTGAACGGAGCGTACAACAAGCACTTTATGGGTGGAGCAGGACCCAAGTCCGGACTGTGA
- the LOC128092896 gene encoding hydroxyacyl-coenzyme A dehydrogenase, mitochondrial-like, with protein MSVLRVFTRNMATAAKINNVVIIGGGLMGSGIAQVAAATGHNVTIVEMNDQLVGKALGGIKKSLERVAKKQFKDDAAKGQQYVDGTLSKLKGSTKLEEAVASTDLVVEAIVEKMNIKHELFSKMDAAAPASTIFTSNTSSLSIAEIGAVTKRQDRFGGLHFFNPVPMMKLLEVIRTEKTSEETYQQLMEFGKKLGKTCITCKDTPGFVVNRLLVPYMAEAIRLLERGDASARDIDIAMKLGAGYPMGPFELSDYVGLDTTNNIIHGWHEKFPENPLFNPPKMLEKLVSEGKLGVKSGEGFYSYKK; from the exons ATGTCCGTGCTTCGTGTATTCACCCGTAACATGGCCACGGCGGCAAAAATTAACAACGTTGTGATCATCGGCGGGGGCCTTATGGGCTCCGGAATCGCTCAG GTCGCAGCAGCAACCGGTCACAACGTGACGATCGTAGAGATGAACGATCAGCTGGTGGGCAAAGCTCTCGGCGGTATCAAGAAAAGTCTTGAACGTGTCGCAAAGAAGCAGTTCAAAGATGACGCCGCCAAGGGCCAACAATACGTCGACGGCACGCTGAGCAAGCTGAAGGGCTCGACCAAGCTGGAGGAAGCCGTGGCCAGCACGGATCTGGTCGTGGAAGCCATCGTCGAAAAAATGAACATCAAACACGAACTGTTCAGCAAAATGGACGCCGCTGCCCCGGCCAGCACCATCTTCACCAGCAACACCTCGTCGCTGTCGATCGCGGAAATTGGCGCGGTCACCAAGCGGCAGGACCGCTTCGGAGGCTTGCACTTCTTCAACCCGGTCCCGATGATGAAGCTGCTGGAGGTCATTCGCACCGAAAAGACCTCCGAAGAAACGTACCAACAGCTGATGGAATTCGGCAAGAAGCTCGGCAAAACGTGCATCACCTGCAAGGACACGCCCGGATTCGTGGTGAACCGACTGCTCGTGCCGTACATGGCCGAGGCGATCCGTCTGCTCGAGCGGGGCGACGCCAGCGCGCGGGACATTGACATCGCGATGAAACTCGGCGCCGGCTATCCTATGGGGCCGTTCGAACTGAGCGACTACGTTGGGTTGGACACGACGAACAACATCATTCACGGGTGGCACGAAAAGTTCCCGGAGAATCCGCTGTTCAATCCGCCCAAGATGCTGGAAAAGCTGGTCTCCGAGGGCAAGCTGGGCGTCAAGAGCGGGGAAGGGTTCTATTCGTACAAGAAGTAA